One Candidatus Atelocyanobacterium thalassa isolate ALOHA genomic window, TTTCTCTCCAACATTTATGACTTTTCTTCAATCCATTAATAATAACGACCATAGTAATTCTTCCTCTGATGAACTGATTATAGCTAATCGCAAATTTAGTTCACGTTTAATGACAGGGACAGGTAAATATCCTAGTATCTCTCTTATGAAAGAATGTATAGAAGCTAGTCAGTGTCAAATTGTAACAGTTGCAGTCCGAAGAGTGCAGTCTGAAGCTCCTGGACATAAAGGACTAGCAGAGTCTATAGACTGGACTAAAATATGGATGTTACCAAATACAGCTGGCTGTAAAACAAGTGATGAAGCTGTTAGAGTTGCAAGACTAGGTAGAGAAATGGCTAAATTGCTAGGTCAGGAGAATAACAATTTTGTCAAATTAGAAGTTATACCTGACCCTAAATATTTATTACCTGATCCTATTGAAACTCTAAACGCGGCAATACAATTAGTAAAAGAAGGTTTTGCTGTATTACCCTATATTAATGCTGATCCTATTTTAGCAAAACGACTAGAAGAAGTAGGGTGTGTTACTCTTATGCCACTAGGATCACCAATAGGCTCAGGACAAGGAATCCGGAATCAGGCAAATATATCAATTATAATAGCGGAGGCTAATATACCTGTAATTATAGATGCTGGGATAGGATCTCCAAGTGATGCATCTCAAGCTATGGAAATGGGTGCTGATGCTGTTCTTGTCAATAGTGCGATCGCACTATCTCAAAATCCCTTATATATGGCCAAGGCTATGGGACTAGCAACAAGAGCAGGAAGATTAGCTTACTTAGGGGGTCGGATGCCTATAAAACATTACGCAGAAGCCAGCTCACCTTTAACTCATACAATTACTTCAACTTAAGCATGTAATTGTTTAATAAATAACCTATGGTTCTATCCAGCGTCCATCGGCTTTAATTAAGTTGACTAATTCTTCTACACCTTTATCTTCCGGTACTTTTTTAATTTCTTCTTGCCCACGATATAAAGATATATATCCGGCTTGTTTTCCTACATATCCGTAATCTGCATCAGCCATTTCTCCAGGCCCATTTACGATACAACCCATGACAGCAATATCTAAGCCGGTAAGATGCTGAGTTGCATTACGTACTTTGTGTAGAACATTTTCTAAGTTAAACAAGGTGCGACCACAGGATGGACATGCAATATATTCCACCATGGTTTTTCGTAATCCTAGTGCTTGAAGGATACCATAACAAACAGAAATTTCTTTTTCAGGAGATTCGGTCAAAGAGACACGAAGAGTATCTCCTATTGATTCCGCCAAAAGTGTTGCTATCCCAGCAGTTGATTTGATGCGCCCATATTCTCCATCACCAGCTTCAGTCACCCCTAGGTGCAATGGATAATTCATATTTAATTCATTCATTCGTTGAGCCATTAAACGATAGGCTGCCAACATCGTAGGTACTCGGGATGCTTTGAGGGAAATTACTAAATTATAAAATTCTAAAGATTCGCAAATACGAATAAACTCTAACGCAGATTCAACCATGCCTAAAGGTGTATCACCATAAGTGAATAACATTCTTTCTGCCAAGGATCCATGGTTAACACCAATTCTCATTGCTTTACCTTGATCTCTTAACGAGATAATTAAAGGTTCCAAGGTTTTCCGTATTATTTCTCCAATTTCTTTAAATTCTTTCTGACTATAATCACTACGATTTATATCATGCTTTTCAAACACATAAAGTCCAGGGTTAACACGAACTTTATCAACATGTTTAGCAACTTCTAAAGCTATCTTCAGGCCGTTATGATGAACATCAGCTACTAAAGGCACAGGTTGATAAGTTTCATTTAATCTACGTTTAATTGCTGCTAATGCTTTAGCATGGGCCATGCTGGGCACTGTAACCCTGACAATTTCACAACCAATTTCATGTAACTTACGAATAGCATTAACAGAACTTTCAATATCAAGAGTATCCTCATTTATCATAGATTGTACGACAACAGGAAAACCTCCCCCAATAGTTATATCTCCGACTTTAACTGGACGAGTTTGACGACGATGAATTGTGGTATCAATTTCTTGTTTAGAAACATTTTCAATATCCTTAGAGGTTTCTAAAATATTCATGATTAATAATATTTAATGTACTAAGTAATAATAAAGCAAAGATGATACATACTAAAGTATTACATAAATTCTAACTTAGCTATTTTATAAAAAGAAATATTATCCTATCTAATTAATCTACTATAGTTGGATATTAAATTAATATAATTTTTTTTTAATAACTAATCTTCTTTTCTAAAACCATAAAAAAAGCGAACGGAGAGGGAGGGATTCGAACCCTCGATAG contains:
- the ispG gene encoding (E)-4-hydroxy-3-methylbut-2-enyl-diphosphate synthase, whose product is MNILETSKDIENVSKQEIDTTIHRRQTRPVKVGDITIGGGFPVVVQSMINEDTLDIESSVNAIRKLHEIGCEIVRVTVPSMAHAKALAAIKRRLNETYQPVPLVADVHHNGLKIALEVAKHVDKVRVNPGLYVFEKHDINRSDYSQKEFKEIGEIIRKTLEPLIISLRDQGKAMRIGVNHGSLAERMLFTYGDTPLGMVESALEFIRICESLEFYNLVISLKASRVPTMLAAYRLMAQRMNELNMNYPLHLGVTEAGDGEYGRIKSTAGIATLLAESIGDTLRVSLTESPEKEISVCYGILQALGLRKTMVEYIACPSCGRTLFNLENVLHKVRNATQHLTGLDIAVMGCIVNGPGEMADADYGYVGKQAGYISLYRGQEEIKKVPEDKGVEELVNLIKADGRWIEP